AGCACTGGCCCTTACCAAATTACCAtcccacacaaataaataaagatgagcaTGCTATGGCTTGCAGGAGAATGAAAGCTGTCCAAAAATGGGCAGTTAATCGATGGAAGGAGGACCTCCGATTAAAACTCACCTGTCGTTCAGCCTGGTGGAGCTGcatcaaacaacaacaaggattttCCCCTGACGACTGCACCCCCCCTCTCAACAAGCCTGATGGATCAGCTGCAACCTCCAGCAGAGAGAAGGCTGACCTTCTGGCTTCGCTCTTCTCCGAAAAGATGAGAGTCCATGACCCTGACCGATCTGCTCCTAGTCTGCCTCTCGTGACTCACTCGAAGCTGAGCTCTTTCGTGATCACTGAAGCAGAAGTCAGGCAGCATCTAAATAAGGTTGATGTCCATAAGGCCATAGGACCCGATAAAGTCAGTCCTCACACACTTCACAGGTGTGCTAGGCAGCTGGCTGCTCCTCTTGCCTCACTTTTCCAAACATGCCTGAGGTACAGTCAATGGCCTAATATTTGGAAGAAAGCAAACATTGTGGCAGTAcacaaaaagaagagcaaatcagatccaaataactatcgcccaatttcactcctttcctccgtaggcaaaatatttga
The Penaeus chinensis breed Huanghai No. 1 chromosome 22, ASM1920278v2, whole genome shotgun sequence DNA segment above includes these coding regions:
- the LOC125036956 gene encoding uncharacterized protein LOC125036956, which produces MACRRMKAVQKWAVNRWKEDLRLKLTCRSAWWSCIKQQQGFSPDDCTPPLNKPDGSAATSSREKADLLASLFSEKMRVHDPDRSAPSLPLVTHSKLSSFVITEAEVRQHLNKVDVHKAIGPDKRSASDLLLHLTTIWHQALDTRKDTIVVALDIAGAFDSVWHKGLASKMKSFGIDGNLLMLLEDYSKKGH